AACAATACTTCCTTCAATTCTGTAAATAATCCGATAATTGCTGAATAGCAGATGTCTGTAATCACTTTTCAGAATTTCATTTTCCGGAATTAACGGATTTCGTTCCGGAAATCTTTGTAAAGAATCGATCTTCTGCTCGATCTTATCTAAAAATTTCGTTGCAGTTTTGAAATTATCCAGAGCAATGTATTGCCAGATATCTTCAATATCGTTTTGAGCAGATTCCGTGATCTTAATTTTATATTTTTTTTTTCACTTCTGAATCTCTTGAAAAAAGTGTCTGCATCTTCTGTTTTTCCGGTTTTTATATCCATTTCCGCTTTTGATAATTTCTGTATCAAGTCGAAAGCAATCGACATTTTTTCAAATTCCGAAGCATCGAGAAGAACTGCTTCC
The sequence above is drawn from the Candidatus Cloacimonadota bacterium genome and encodes:
- a CDS encoding type II toxin-antitoxin system RelE/ParE family toxin, whose product is MKITESAQNDIEDIWQYIALDNFKTATKFLDKIEQKIDSLQRFPERNPLIPENEILKSDYRHLLFSNYRIIYRIEGSIV
- a CDS encoding type II toxin-antitoxin system Phd/YefM family antitoxin encodes the protein MQLQITQDILSITELKKHTNTILQQVHETKRPVVLTVNGKAEAVLLDASEFEKMSIAFDLIQKLSKAEMDIKTGKTEDADTFFKRFRSEKKNIKLRSRNLLKTILKISGNTLLWIISKLQRNF